In Leptospiraceae bacterium, the following are encoded in one genomic region:
- a CDS encoding threonine dehydrogenase: MNIKFNAFEYTADDQFVNSEYEYTGDKNSGWEIKRNGNHYLNLGSGYELLKTKLCGVCSTDIARRFLPFPLPQITGHELVAETLDGKNHYVVEINDTPAARGDLVQDQFCVCGIPTHSPTRLVLGIDRLPGGFGPFILAPQHAMVPYQRISDKTAVLIEPFAAGLQAVIASPPKHGDSVAVLGPRRLGSLLIAALKAYKESYKIDFQITAIARHEELLVLAKKLGADNGINLTKIDPKSISKNFDIVYDTTSTEAGFKSALEFAKREVHLKTTNGQKMCGFTKLTELVVDELSILPYSENNLNFKWEKETHPNERIYSLKPISFKNQNLKLYLFDIPTAEKVLDSEEFANRLPRFDLGVASSLEEIDSLIRPNVNHENSLVRPRGAILFKGDSHGNPLLEFINSGGSIRTSRCGDFHLAIRLLEENQMLATSLSENMISHVFSAEKMTEAFNTAKDSKAIKVVVEHT, translated from the coding sequence ATGAATATAAAATTTAATGCATTTGAATATACAGCAGACGATCAATTTGTAAATTCTGAATACGAATACACCGGAGATAAAAATTCAGGTTGGGAAATTAAACGAAACGGAAATCATTATTTAAATTTAGGTAGCGGATATGAGTTATTAAAAACAAAACTTTGCGGCGTTTGTTCGACTGATATTGCTAGGCGATTTTTACCTTTCCCACTTCCTCAAATTACGGGTCATGAACTTGTTGCAGAAACGTTAGACGGAAAAAATCACTATGTAGTAGAAATCAATGATACTCCAGCGGCTAGGGGAGATTTGGTGCAGGATCAATTTTGTGTTTGTGGAATTCCAACACATAGCCCGACTAGACTTGTTTTAGGAATTGACCGACTGCCAGGTGGATTCGGTCCATTTATATTGGCACCACAACACGCCATGGTTCCATATCAACGAATTTCTGATAAAACTGCTGTTCTAATTGAGCCATTTGCGGCCGGCTTACAAGCCGTAATCGCATCTCCTCCTAAACACGGAGATTCTGTTGCTGTGCTTGGACCTAGACGACTTGGAAGTTTACTTATTGCTGCATTAAAAGCATACAAAGAAAGTTATAAAATTGACTTTCAAATTACAGCCATTGCTAGACACGAAGAATTATTAGTTCTCGCAAAAAAGCTGGGAGCGGATAATGGTATTAATCTCACCAAAATTGATCCTAAGTCTATCTCTAAAAATTTTGATATTGTATATGACACCACAAGTACCGAAGCAGGTTTTAAATCTGCACTTGAATTTGCCAAACGGGAAGTTCATTTGAAAACTACTAACGGACAAAAAATGTGTGGATTTACAAAGTTAACAGAGCTTGTAGTAGATGAACTTTCTATTTTGCCATATAGCGAAAATAATTTAAATTTTAAATGGGAAAAGGAAACTCATCCGAACGAACGAATTTACTCCTTAAAACCTATTTCTTTTAAAAATCAAAATTTAAAACTCTATCTATTTGATATTCCTACTGCAGAGAAAGTTTTGGATTCGGAGGAGTTTGCGAATCGACTGCCTCGTTTTGATTTAGGAGTTGCTAGTTCTTTAGAAGAAATTGACTCACTCATACGACCAAATGTAAACCATGAAAATTCTTTAGTCCGACCAAGGGGTGCAATTTTATTCAAAGGGGATAGTCATGGTAATCCTCTGTTGGAATTTATTAATTCTGGAGGAAGTATACGAACCTCACGTTGTGGAGATTTTCATCTGGCAATCCGCTTATTAGAGGAAAATCAGATGTTAGCCACTAGTCTCTCCGAAAATATGATTAGCCATGTATTTTCTGCCGAGAAAATGACCGAAGCATTTAATACAGCAAAAGATTCAAAAGCGATTAAGGTAGTCGTAGAACATACATGA
- a CDS encoding rhomboid family intramembrane serine protease: MFHSSVGHLISNIAFLYFLGRAVEAKVGKGKWLLFYFMAGIISMMADSMIRGFMLGERRIPTVGASGAIAGLAAIAALLSPVTYRIAGYSFPFPVFLVAWIMVYTDIMQAFSSDLIAHWAHLAGFFSVFITAYLLSPQDQARIKNGFIFNFTFFVLTVILLYLIENR, translated from the coding sequence ATGTTTCATTCTTCTGTCGGACATTTGATTTCCAATATTGCCTTTTTATATTTTTTAGGTAGGGCAGTAGAAGCCAAAGTTGGAAAGGGTAAATGGTTGTTATTCTACTTTATGGCAGGAATAATTTCTATGATGGCTGATTCTATGATTCGAGGGTTTATGTTAGGCGAAAGAAGAATTCCAACTGTTGGTGCAAGTGGTGCTATTGCCGGTCTTGCGGCTATCGCAGCTCTTTTATCTCCAGTTACATATCGAATTGCTGGATATAGTTTTCCTTTTCCTGTTTTTTTAGTTGCTTGGATCATGGTATATACGGACATCATGCAAGCTTTTTCTTCCGATTTAATTGCACACTGGGCACATTTGGCTGGATTTTTCTCAGTATTTATTACTGCTTATTTATTGAGCCCACAAGACCAGGCTAGGATTAAGAATGGATTTATTTTTAATTTTACTTTTTTTGTTTTAACTGTTATACTATTATATCTAATTGAGAATAGGTGA
- a CDS encoding DinB family protein → MEIKYPTECVDSKEVFSMWKQFRKEVIECLKKTPVSEFTKSPEEGRWSISEVGEHLYLTQWNIARSVPIILSGRGNALFNGYSQEPDYRMIKVTLMKPSGVKHPPSVAPLSKYSFEELLPLLMKAETKLEETLLKNTKENLMKYKMEHPYFGDLHIFDFIWVMGMHENSHLAALKKRTTEF, encoded by the coding sequence ATGGAGATTAAATATCCAACAGAGTGCGTAGATTCAAAAGAAGTTTTTTCTATGTGGAAACAATTTCGAAAAGAAGTCATAGAATGTCTAAAAAAAACTCCTGTTTCAGAATTTACAAAAAGTCCCGAGGAAGGTCGATGGTCGATTTCTGAAGTAGGGGAACATCTTTATCTTACACAATGGAATATTGCTAGGTCGGTTCCTATTATTCTTTCTGGCCGAGGAAATGCTTTATTTAATGGATATTCTCAGGAACCTGATTATAGAATGATAAAAGTTACTCTAATGAAACCATCTGGAGTCAAACACCCACCGTCCGTTGCGCCACTTAGTAAATATAGTTTCGAAGAGTTACTTCCTTTATTAATGAAAGCAGAAACAAAATTGGAAGAAACTTTATTAAAAAATACAAAAGAAAATTTGATGAAATACAAAATGGAACATCCCTATTTTGGGGATTTGCATATTTTTGATTTTATTTGGGTGATGGGAATGCATGAAAATTCTCATTTAGCAGCATTAAAAAAGAGAACTACAGAATTTTAG
- a CDS encoding fructose-bisphosphatase class II, translating to MKIEIQNILSAFAKVTEKTASKTFSQFGKMDKHNADKIAVETMRYELSQLNFRSRVIIGEGEKDDAPMLYEDEILGNGEIQIDIAVDPLECTTNFAKGLPNSLTVLAFTEKDELHRVPGTYMEQWIASPQMKYPFVPEEGVESNLEKLADSLNKKVSELLIVVQDRPRHKELIERIRKIGSGVSLIESGSLTCILDICLQKGNYDALIGTYGAPEGLIGAVVAKATSSEFKGIIRAHEEKHRDKWISSGRGEEEVLDKDDLITGNMFGFIATGISGNSVLNGLHKKNGKVSGETLLLSKKINRIKTFEEDLI from the coding sequence ATGAAAATAGAAATCCAAAATATTCTAAGTGCATTTGCTAAAGTTACAGAAAAAACTGCCTCTAAAACTTTTTCTCAATTTGGGAAAATGGACAAACACAATGCAGATAAAATAGCTGTAGAAACAATGAGATACGAACTATCTCAGTTAAATTTTCGATCTAGAGTCATTATCGGTGAAGGGGAAAAAGACGACGCTCCCATGTTATACGAAGATGAAATTTTAGGAAACGGGGAAATACAAATTGATATTGCAGTAGACCCACTCGAGTGTACTACAAATTTTGCAAAAGGTCTACCAAATTCTTTAACAGTACTTGCATTTACAGAAAAAGATGAACTACATCGGGTTCCAGGCACTTACATGGAGCAATGGATTGCATCTCCTCAAATGAAATATCCATTTGTTCCAGAAGAAGGAGTTGAATCAAATTTAGAAAAATTAGCTGACTCTTTAAATAAAAAAGTATCCGAATTATTAATTGTAGTCCAAGATAGACCAAGGCATAAAGAGCTAATCGAAAGAATCCGCAAAATAGGATCCGGTGTATCTCTAATAGAATCTGGCTCGCTTACTTGCATACTCGATATTTGCCTCCAGAAGGGAAACTATGATGCGTTAATAGGAACCTATGGAGCACCAGAAGGACTTATCGGAGCAGTAGTCGCAAAGGCAACTTCCAGTGAGTTTAAAGGAATTATCCGCGCACACGAAGAAAAACACAGAGACAAATGGATATCTTCCGGCAGAGGAGAAGAAGAAGTTTTAGATAAAGACGATTTGATTACTGGAAATATGTTTGGATTTATTGCGACAGGAATTTCGGGCAACTCAGTGTTAAATGGACTTCATAAAAAAAATGGAAAAGTCTCAGGTGAAACCCTCCTTCTTTCCAAAAAAATAAATAGAATAAAAACATTTGAAGAGGATTTAATATGA
- a CDS encoding phosphatase PAP2 family protein — protein sequence MNEHHVLFENGYLFGNLLLEAIPHPSGLMGEIFRWLSTLCHFMGGANFFVVMLPFIYFCYDKKLGVKLGIALLSTAFLNGLAKYMFESARPINLSETIIRVQSDLIRETSFGFPSGHSHVSILVWGLLFLEFKNKFIRGFAVLIIVFTPFSRMYSGMHYPGDVLGGFTMGLISLILIEFLFYKLPNFPYINLPEEKKSRIVRSSSLSLIAFTMSSTLLSKGNTYQQISSLEQVLIGTGSIAGFFVGLLYLTIIFPNVYKWEKVDNFKEFFIRSGFLIPGLLLFYVGLGYIGKLYAIEDSLFRFFRYFITNLYIVLLAPLAWYYFTQKKLEQS from the coding sequence ATGAATGAACATCACGTACTGTTTGAAAATGGTTATCTATTTGGAAATCTTTTATTAGAAGCAATTCCACACCCATCTGGTTTAATGGGGGAAATATTTCGTTGGCTTTCCACACTCTGCCATTTTATGGGAGGAGCTAATTTTTTCGTAGTAATGCTGCCGTTTATATATTTTTGTTATGATAAAAAATTAGGAGTAAAACTAGGAATTGCCCTTTTGTCTACAGCTTTTTTAAATGGACTAGCCAAATATATGTTCGAAAGTGCAAGACCTATCAATTTATCAGAAACAATCATAAGAGTTCAAAGTGATTTAATTCGAGAGACATCTTTTGGATTTCCTTCTGGCCACTCACACGTTTCCATTTTAGTTTGGGGGCTTTTATTTTTAGAATTTAAAAATAAATTTATTCGTGGATTTGCAGTTCTGATAATCGTTTTTACCCCATTTAGCAGAATGTATTCTGGAATGCATTATCCGGGTGATGTATTGGGAGGATTTACGATGGGTTTAATTAGTCTTATCCTCATTGAGTTTTTATTTTACAAACTCCCAAACTTTCCTTATATAAATCTCCCAGAAGAAAAAAAAAGCAGAATAGTTCGATCTTCATCTCTGTCCCTTATTGCGTTTACAATGAGTAGTACTCTACTTTCGAAAGGAAATACATACCAGCAAATTTCTTCCTTAGAGCAAGTTTTAATTGGAACCGGTTCCATAGCGGGATTTTTTGTGGGACTATTATACCTAACAATTATATTTCCAAATGTTTACAAATGGGAAAAAGTGGATAACTTCAAAGAATTTTTTATTCGATCTGGATTTTTGATTCCAGGGTTATTGTTATTTTATGTAGGACTTGGGTATATAGGAAAATTATATGCTATCGAGGACAGTTTATTTCGTTTCTTTAGATACTTCATCACTAATCTTTATATCGTTTTATTAGCTCCTTTGGCTTGGTATTATTTTACTCAGAAAAAATTGGAACAGTCATAA
- a CDS encoding oligosaccharide flippase family protein: protein MKIIQKIKTLLKSFLKSGFLKSSLYVSLSKVFSSICNLLFMIFAVNILNKSENGVFQYYLGFLPVILAVAEFGLPSAIVKFLSTEKDNKYRIGIILSSSLFIKLISFLFLIGFAFAAYFIFKEDPLVVFILVIGGTTVSFVSYFESIFVSFQAYKALAFWNPLANLMRLILLYLTNYFSPLPLTYLDILSIFSLSPIFILVLFFFIFNRKQIYWGAKVNEIGHATKELSLFNTWAFVASIFAIISDRLEIFLINKYHSSEDVAVYGTALQLFSGFVIILSTLNSLVYPRLSALVHTEEFKTFLLKAIFASFAVAILLSPGYFLAEPILNFLFNHKYEEAIPVFKILYPNYMLQLVFAPLGIALFAMGKPRILAILALLRLVFGYLLDTALIPEFGVVGAGVAFLLGQVISWLVLVGYFWATFWR from the coding sequence ATGAAAATTATCCAGAAAATTAAAACTCTACTAAAAAGTTTTTTAAAATCTGGTTTTTTAAAATCTTCCCTTTACGTAAGTCTATCAAAGGTATTTTCCTCCATTTGCAATTTACTTTTTATGATTTTTGCGGTAAATATCCTAAACAAATCTGAAAATGGAGTTTTCCAATACTACCTAGGATTTCTTCCTGTTATCCTCGCCGTAGCAGAATTCGGATTACCCTCAGCAATTGTAAAATTTCTATCCACTGAAAAAGACAATAAATATAGAATTGGAATTATTCTTTCTTCTTCTTTATTTATAAAGTTGATTTCTTTTTTATTTTTAATTGGATTCGCATTTGCGGCGTATTTCATATTCAAAGAAGATCCACTGGTGGTTTTTATTTTAGTCATTGGAGGAACGACTGTTTCATTTGTGTCTTATTTTGAAAGTATATTTGTGTCTTTCCAAGCATACAAAGCACTTGCCTTTTGGAATCCCCTAGCAAACTTAATGCGGCTAATTTTACTTTACCTAACAAATTATTTTTCCCCGTTACCATTAACCTATTTAGATATACTTTCCATTTTTAGTTTAAGTCCTATTTTTATTTTAGTTTTATTCTTTTTTATTTTCAATCGAAAACAAATCTACTGGGGAGCCAAAGTTAACGAAATCGGACATGCCACAAAGGAACTTTCGTTATTTAATACTTGGGCGTTTGTTGCGTCTATTTTTGCGATTATCTCGGATAGATTAGAAATTTTTCTGATAAATAAATACCATTCTTCTGAAGATGTGGCAGTGTATGGAACGGCACTCCAACTTTTTAGTGGATTCGTTATTATTTTATCTACGCTAAACTCTTTGGTATATCCAAGATTATCCGCTTTAGTTCATACTGAAGAATTTAAAACTTTTTTACTCAAAGCAATATTTGCTAGTTTTGCAGTAGCGATTCTACTTTCACCCGGATATTTTTTAGCAGAACCAATACTCAATTTTTTATTCAATCATAAATACGAAGAAGCAATTCCTGTTTTTAAAATTCTATATCCGAATTATATGTTACAACTCGTATTTGCCCCACTCGGAATTGCCCTATTTGCTATGGGTAAACCGAGAATTCTCGCCATTCTTGCTTTATTGCGGTTAGTATTCGGTTATCTTCTCGATACGGCACTTATTCCTGAATTTGGAGTCGTTGGTGCGGGTGTCGCTTTTTTACTTGGACAAGTAATCTCTTGGCTCGTATTAGTCGGATATTTCTGGGCAACGTTCTGGCGATAA
- a CDS encoding patatin-like phospholipase family protein, whose amino-acid sequence MKNDIISHRVKFLKRLKLFRGVKIQNLRKVAISLTEKKIHNKDTIYFTGEISESLFVVRYGEVLVKLNNTKSIYLGPEEILGEVSVITGMQHSSTATASMDCLLYEINGKIFLELAENDRNLSKNLVSLLSERFRDNLIIPKKVQMPRRLVVYIDLGLETSFQEEVKQIARVCDEVLSGKTKIISCEEFLNLTQEKVLIKLSGLRAKNPILHIKFKHPDQIRQLENLLIQADYIIFFEQNIEFRWSEKINLFQHLRNSLRNYEGRVIRFIKEKSDSIRESNETEKFFSSREFMARSIMGRTRGLTLGGGGARALAHVGLLKILEKNKIQFDYVSGSSMGAVIGALYARGETADKIELFVKKYFGGLVDSPFDPTIPLVSFYKGKKMKKMLREIFGDERIEDSKIPFVTSAIDIHSGAEYIFDKGPIWEALLCTMSLPGVFPPVSLGEHMLIDGGILNNVPDDLIRSKGADKILSINVSPLKDQSLYQLFEDRKISGKSFLQSLWDNIKYPPILKIMGRASMLEGREITKAKISRMDLFLHFHLEEFNLFDFRLYKEIIDKGESEAEKNFSEIKKLFIPD is encoded by the coding sequence ATGAAAAACGACATCATATCCCATAGGGTAAAATTTCTTAAAAGACTAAAACTATTTCGCGGAGTAAAAATACAAAATTTGCGGAAAGTTGCGATTAGTCTTACTGAAAAGAAAATTCACAATAAAGACACCATTTATTTTACAGGAGAAATTTCTGAGAGCCTGTTTGTTGTGAGATACGGAGAAGTTTTGGTTAAATTAAACAACACAAAGTCGATTTATTTAGGACCGGAAGAAATTTTGGGGGAAGTGAGTGTAATTACGGGAATGCAACACTCTAGCACTGCAACCGCTTCGATGGATTGTTTGTTATATGAAATAAATGGGAAAATTTTTTTAGAGCTAGCGGAAAATGACCGTAATCTTTCTAAAAACTTAGTTTCACTCTTATCAGAAAGATTTAGAGACAATCTGATTATTCCCAAAAAAGTACAGATGCCTAGAAGGCTTGTGGTATATATAGATTTAGGATTAGAAACTAGCTTTCAAGAAGAGGTAAAACAGATTGCCAGAGTTTGTGATGAAGTACTGTCGGGCAAAACAAAGATTATCTCCTGCGAAGAATTTTTGAATCTTACCCAAGAGAAAGTTTTAATTAAATTAAGCGGTCTAAGAGCAAAAAATCCAATTCTTCATATAAAATTTAAGCACCCAGATCAAATAAGGCAATTGGAAAATCTCCTTATTCAAGCAGATTATATTATTTTCTTTGAGCAAAATATTGAGTTTCGATGGAGTGAAAAAATTAATTTATTTCAACACTTGCGAAACTCTCTTAGAAATTACGAAGGAAGAGTGATTCGTTTTATTAAGGAAAAATCCGACTCTATTCGAGAAAGCAATGAAACGGAAAAATTTTTTTCAAGTAGAGAATTTATGGCACGTTCCATCATGGGCAGAACTCGTGGTCTTACGTTAGGCGGTGGAGGAGCACGTGCCCTTGCGCATGTGGGATTATTAAAAATACTAGAAAAAAATAAAATTCAATTTGACTATGTTTCTGGATCCTCTATGGGAGCAGTCATAGGAGCACTTTACGCTAGAGGAGAAACAGCGGATAAAATAGAATTATTCGTAAAAAAATACTTTGGTGGACTAGTCGATTCTCCATTTGATCCAACAATACCTTTGGTATCATTCTACAAAGGGAAAAAAATGAAAAAGATGTTACGAGAAATTTTCGGAGATGAAAGAATCGAAGACTCTAAAATTCCATTTGTTACCTCCGCTATTGATATACATTCAGGTGCAGAGTATATTTTTGACAAAGGCCCTATTTGGGAAGCGTTACTTTGTACAATGAGTCTACCTGGTGTTTTTCCGCCTGTATCACTTGGAGAACATATGTTAATTGATGGCGGAATTTTAAATAATGTTCCTGATGATTTAATTCGAAGTAAAGGTGCAGATAAAATTTTAAGTATCAATGTTTCTCCTCTCAAAGACCAAAGTTTATACCAATTATTTGAAGATAGGAAAATTTCTGGAAAATCATTTTTACAAAGTTTATGGGATAATATAAAGTATCCACCTATTCTGAAAATCATGGGACGAGCAAGTATGTTAGAAGGACGCGAAATTACAAAAGCAAAAATTTCCCGTATGGATTTATTTTTACACTTTCACTTAGAGGAATTCAACCTATTTGACTTTCGCCTCTACAAAGAAATTATTGATAAAGGCGAATCAGAAGCTGAGAAAAACTTCTCGGAAATCAAAAAGTTGTTTATTCCTGATTAG
- a CDS encoding sodium/solute symporter (Members of the Solute:Sodium Symporter (SSS), TC 2.A.21 as described in tcdb.org, catalyze solute:Na+ symport. Known solutes for members of the family include sugars, amino acids, nucleosides, inositols, vitamins, urea or anions, depending on the system.) has translation MESFFQFTNTQVHPLDIFLIVIYMIGILAFGIYMGRGVKNSSDFFIAGKTLSWWVVGLSIIGSNIGSNDYVGAAGSAYKIGIAQANFEWIGAIPAMILAAFLFIPYYWKAGVYSIPEYLGLRYNQGVRFISASVLSIFTVLMVGTFLWSTALMLKTYLGWPVFFSILVSAFVVGVYTATGGLKAVTITDTVQVFIMFGGAIGLMYLGIEKAGGFSNFLHKINTDHPDHLKAFLPASHPEFPWPGVVLGLGLVLSPAYWCTSQVILQRTLGAKSQWDGQASMIFAAFAKTIVPFLIIFPGFLAVVLISDPLEFPDQALPWVIKHVLPPGLSGILFVSFIAALQSSVDSTLNSTATMVTRDIVGVLRKEREDSFDLKLGKIVTTVTLILGMLVAPLTSLFAGIYSFIQEMLSLFQGPMFALVLWGILSKKPTSMAGLATILLGLLFAFILNQTGVNMLYVAFYSFTGSTLILFTVSFLSQKKTEQELKNLTIHTGEKE, from the coding sequence ATGGAATCATTTTTTCAATTTACAAATACGCAAGTTCACCCTCTAGATATTTTTCTAATCGTAATTTACATGATCGGAATTCTGGCATTCGGAATATATATGGGGCGTGGAGTCAAAAATTCCAGTGACTTTTTTATTGCGGGAAAAACTCTATCGTGGTGGGTAGTTGGTCTTTCAATTATAGGCTCAAACATAGGGTCTAACGACTATGTAGGTGCTGCGGGAAGTGCTTACAAAATCGGAATCGCACAAGCAAACTTCGAATGGATCGGTGCGATACCTGCTATGATCCTTGCGGCTTTTTTGTTTATCCCCTACTACTGGAAAGCGGGAGTATACTCTATTCCAGAATACCTGGGACTTCGTTATAATCAGGGAGTTCGTTTTATTTCTGCTAGCGTTTTATCAATCTTTACCGTTCTAATGGTTGGAACTTTTTTGTGGTCAACAGCGCTTATGCTCAAAACCTATTTGGGTTGGCCTGTATTTTTTAGTATATTAGTTTCTGCATTTGTAGTTGGAGTTTACACGGCAACTGGCGGTTTAAAGGCAGTAACCATTACAGACACCGTACAAGTATTCATTATGTTTGGCGGCGCGATTGGCCTTATGTATTTAGGAATCGAAAAAGCTGGGGGATTTAGTAATTTTCTCCACAAAATAAACACAGACCATCCAGATCACCTAAAAGCATTTCTTCCTGCCTCACACCCAGAATTTCCTTGGCCTGGTGTAGTGCTTGGACTTGGACTTGTTTTGTCTCCAGCCTATTGGTGTACCAGCCAAGTTATTTTACAAAGAACGTTAGGTGCAAAATCTCAATGGGATGGACAAGCATCTATGATATTTGCCGCGTTTGCCAAAACAATCGTTCCTTTTCTCATTATTTTCCCCGGTTTTTTAGCTGTTGTTTTAATATCTGATCCTTTAGAATTTCCGGATCAAGCTTTGCCTTGGGTTATAAAACATGTACTACCTCCCGGACTTTCCGGAATACTGTTTGTCTCCTTCATTGCCGCCCTTCAGTCTTCCGTAGATTCCACTTTAAATTCAACAGCTACAATGGTTACGAGAGACATTGTCGGAGTGCTTCGTAAAGAAAGAGAGGATTCATTTGATTTAAAACTTGGTAAAATTGTAACGACTGTAACACTCATTCTAGGAATGTTGGTAGCTCCCCTAACGTCCCTATTTGCCGGTATATATTCATTTATCCAAGAAATGCTTTCTTTATTCCAAGGTCCTATGTTTGCGTTAGTCCTCTGGGGAATTCTAAGTAAAAAGCCAACGTCTATGGCTGGACTTGCTACTATTCTATTGGGGTTACTATTTGCCTTTATCCTCAATCAAACAGGAGTCAATATGCTCTATGTTGCATTCTATAGTTTTACAGGATCAACTCTCATTTTATTTACAGTGAGTTTTTTAAGTCAGAAAAAAACAGAACAGGAATTGAAAAATCTTACCATACATACAGGAGAAAAAGAATGA
- a CDS encoding 1-acyl-sn-glycerol-3-phosphate acyltransferase, which translates to MSKISGTQPPLHFIEPNFDLKSYYLSKLILPFRIRFATPIRKIQFENIEILSDLYTKFSQKKVRLLIAFRHPNANDPYLLGAIFWKLLPNHFKKNNIRINDITHFHFVWDRGIPLWAGEKTGNFYSKLGGTPIHRGKVDWKGLNSIRNLFVNGRFPLAIAPEGATNGHNEILSPLEPGIGQMALWCLEDLEKKNRNEEVYILPLGIQYSYIDPNWKKLETLLDEFLKDLNINTVTENIYLSQEFDSEKNRIYSKLYSIGISLLNIIEIFYKKYYGVFTQNDSTLPLQERLQNLLSNILSVSEKFFQISPKGTIIDRCRKLEQASWNWIYRDDIPEDISNLDKNLLDRIAVESKEMDWHMRIVESFVAVNGHYVKDKPTFERFSDVSFLFFDLISKIKTGSGQQRPTLGKYKVTLKAGDPILVNPYYYLHKQGRAGTKKAVDEILVVLENKMNSLIN; encoded by the coding sequence ATGAGTAAAATTTCAGGAACACAACCTCCACTTCATTTTATTGAACCAAACTTTGATTTAAAGTCATACTATTTGTCCAAATTAATACTCCCATTTAGAATTAGATTTGCGACACCTATTCGTAAAATTCAATTTGAGAACATAGAAATTCTTTCTGATTTATATACAAAATTTTCTCAAAAAAAAGTTAGGCTCTTAATCGCATTTCGTCATCCAAATGCGAATGATCCATATTTGTTAGGTGCTATATTTTGGAAATTATTGCCAAACCATTTTAAAAAAAATAATATACGAATAAACGATATTACCCACTTCCACTTTGTATGGGATAGAGGTATTCCGCTTTGGGCAGGAGAAAAAACCGGAAATTTCTATTCCAAATTAGGAGGCACTCCCATTCACCGTGGAAAAGTGGATTGGAAAGGTTTAAATTCAATTCGAAACTTATTTGTAAACGGCAGATTTCCATTAGCCATTGCCCCTGAGGGAGCAACTAACGGACACAATGAAATTCTAAGTCCTTTAGAACCGGGAATCGGACAAATGGCACTTTGGTGTTTGGAAGATTTAGAAAAAAAAAATAGAAACGAAGAAGTATACATTCTTCCATTAGGAATTCAATATTCCTATATAGATCCAAATTGGAAAAAATTAGAAACATTACTCGATGAATTTTTGAAAGATTTAAATATCAATACAGTAACAGAAAATATATATTTATCTCAAGAATTTGATTCAGAAAAAAATAGAATCTATTCAAAACTCTATTCGATTGGAATTTCACTTCTAAATATCATAGAAATATTTTACAAAAAATACTATGGAGTATTTACCCAAAATGATTCCACTCTACCGTTACAAGAAAGATTACAAAATCTGCTTAGTAATATTTTATCTGTTTCAGAAAAGTTTTTCCAAATTTCCCCCAAAGGAACAATTATTGACAGGTGCAGAAAATTGGAACAGGCAAGTTGGAATTGGATCTACCGGGATGATATACCGGAAGATATTTCTAATTTGGATAAAAACTTACTAGATAGAATTGCCGTTGAATCCAAAGAAATGGATTGGCATATGAGGATAGTAGAAAGTTTTGTAGCGGTAAATGGACATTATGTGAAAGATAAACCTACTTTTGAGAGATTCAGTGATGTATCATTTTTATTTTTTGACCTCATCTCGAAAATCAAAACAGGCAGTGGACAACAAAGACCTACTTTGGGTAAATATAAAGTAACCTTAAAAGCTGGAGATCCAATTTTGGTAAATCCCTACTATTATCTCCACAAACAAGGTAGAGCAGGAACTAAAAAAGCAGTTGATGAAATTTTAGTTGTTTTAGAAAATAAAATGAATTCCTTAATAAATTAG